Below is a genomic region from Methanotorris formicicus Mc-S-70.
AGTAATAAAGGGGAAACCAACATCTGAGATAAATATGCATCTCAATCTATATAGAAAGAGGGATGATATAAATGCAATAATACATGCCCATTCGTTGTATTCAACTGCATTTTCAATTGCAAATAAAAAAATAGAACTTCTAACTCCAGAGGCTAAGATATTTTTAAAAGAGATTGGATATGTGGATTACTTTGAGGCAGGAAGTTTGGAACTTGCTGAGGAGGTTGCAAAAAGGGATGAAGATGTTATTATTTTAAAAAATCATGGTGTTGTTTGCTTGGGAAGTAGTTTAATAGATGCATATATAAAAATAGAGGTTCTTGAAGAAATTGCAAAATTAAATCTAATAGTAAATACATTAAAATAAATTTACTCATTTTTAACAGTTTCTAACTCACTTACAATACTCCAAATTTGAGTCCTTGTGTGTAAAGGCATGTTTGGGTCGTCACTTATATCATCTAAAATTTGGATTGCAGTTGCACTTTTAACAATTGGTTCCTCCCCTTCTTTTAAAATAGTTTCTTTTGCTTTTTCAGCAGCACCCCTTATGTTTCTTGGGACTGTTGTATCATTAATAATTTCATCCAACATCATAGCAATCTGTTGTAATTTCTCCTCAGGAGTTAATTTCTTTGGTGCAAACATCACTACCACCTCTCAACGTGTTTATGAAAAAATCTATATGCACCATACAGAAAATTTTGATACCTAAAAATCCACATCAAAATTTACACAACAACAAAATCAAAAAATCAAAACCAAAAATATTTGAAATTTTAGTTTTATATTAACCTCTACAATTTATATTATGTTAAGTTATATTTAAGTTTGTTGGTTGATTAAGTTGTTCTGCAAATATTTATGAGTAATTTCTTAAATTTGAATTAGAAGTGTTTAATAAGATATTAATCGTTTAATTGTAGAACGACATAGTCACCCGTAATTATTTTTTAATTGAATAACACTTAAATTAGATGTTTATTGTAGATGGTGGAAAAATGGAAGATTTTATTGGCAGTTTAATCATCCTTACTGTTCTTTGGTATTTAATTCCCTTAAATGTTAAAATTGAGATTGATGATAAGATTTATCATTTTCAAAAGAATTCAGGGGATTTGGGATTTAAACTTAAAACTAAGAAGATTGAGGATTGATTGTAATTTGTAGTGAATAAGTCTTATCTACAATAAATTCATACAATTAAATTAATAAATTAATTAATAACAAAAACACACAAATATGTAGTGGGTTATATTCATTACACAATCATCATTATAATCATGGGGATATTATGGTTCACGTTGCATGTTCTGAAAAAATGAGAAAATACTTTGACAATATTATAAATGAAGTTAAAAAAATTTATAAAATAGCGGAAGAATGTAGGAAGATGGGCTTAGACCCGGTAGATAAGGTTGAAATTCCATTAGCGAGTGATATGGCAGATAGGGTTGAGGGACTGGTTGGCCCAAAAGGTGTGGCAGAGAGAATTAGGGAATTGGTTAAAGAAATGGGTAAAGAGCCAGCGGCATTGGAAATTGCAAAGGAAATTGTGCAGGGGAAGTTTGGAAAATTTGATAGAGAGAAATTGGCAGAGCAGGCAGTGAGAACAGCGTTGGCAGTTTTAACAGAGGGTATTGTTGCTGCTCCGTTGGAAGGAATTGCACAAGTTAAGATAAAAAAGAACTCCGATGGAAGTGAATACCTCGCTCTTTATTTTGCAGGACCTATTAGAAGTGCAGGGGGAACTGCACAGGCATTGGCTGTTTTGGTTGGGGATTATGTTAGGAAGGCAATGGGATTAGACAGATACAAACCAACAGAAGATGAGATAGAGAGGTATTTGGAAGAGGTTGATTTATATCAATCAGAGGTTGGTAGTTTCCAGTATTCTCCAACCGCAGATGAGATAAGGACTGCAATAAAAAATATTTCAGTTGAGATTACTGGGGAAGCGACGGATGATGTTGAAGTTTCAGGACATAGGGATTTGCCAAGAGTAGAAACAAACCAATTAAGAGGAGGGGCGTTGTTAGTTTTAGTTGAGGGGGTTTTGTTAAAGGCACCAAAGATATTAAGGCACGTAGATAAGTTGGGTATTGAGGGATGGGAATGGTTGAAGGACTTAAAAGGAAAAAAAGAAGAGAAAAAAGAAGAGGAAGAAGAGGATGAGTTAAAAAGTGATGAAAATATTGAAGATGAAGAAGATAAGAAATATGATGACGTTGAAATTGAGGCAAACAAAAAGTTTATAAGCGAGGTTATTGCGGGAAGACCTGTTTTTGCCCACCCTTCAAAGGTTGGAGGATTTAGATTGAGGTATGGAAGGAGTAGGAATACTGGATTTGCAACAGATGGCTTTCATCCAGCATTGATGTATTTGGTTGATGAATTCATGGCTGTTGGAACTCAACTAAAGACTGAAAGACCTGGAAAGGCAACATGTGTGGTCCCAGTTGATAGCATAGAACCTCCTATAGTGAAACTTAAAGATGGGAGCGTTATTAGGGTAGATTCAATAGAAAAAGCAAAAGATATTAGAGGGGCAGTTGAGGAAATCTTATTCTTAGGGGATATTTTAGTTAATTATGGGGACTTTTTAGAGAACAACCATCCATTAATACCAAGTTGTTGGTGTGAGGAGTGGTATGAGAAGATTTTGATAGCAAATAATGTCCCATATAAGAAGGAATTCATAAAAAATCCAAATCCAATAGAGGCGGTGAAATTTGCCATAGAGACAAAAACTCCTCTCCACCCAAGATATACATACCATTGGCATGATGTTTCAAAGGAAGATATATTTTTACTTAGAAATTACCTTTTAGAAGGAAAAGAAGAAGAGATTGATGGAAAAAAGGTTTGGGTTGT
It encodes:
- the fucA gene encoding L-fuculose phosphate aldolase; the protein is MDFKLFVDICHKLYERKYVVGSGGNVSVREGDLIYATPTGSILGFLKEEDISVVNIDGEVIKGKPTSEINMHLNLYRKRDDINAIIHAHSLYSTAFSIANKKIELLTPEAKIFLKEIGYVDYFEAGSLELAEEVAKRDEDVIILKNHGVVCLGSSLIDAYIKIEVLEEIAKLNLIVNTLK
- a CDS encoding UPF0147 family protein, coding for MFAPKKLTPEEKLQQIAMMLDEIINDTTVPRNIRGAAEKAKETILKEGEEPIVKSATAIQILDDISDDPNMPLHTRTQIWSIVSELETVKNE